The following proteins are encoded in a genomic region of Gouania willdenowi chromosome 6, fGouWil2.1, whole genome shotgun sequence:
- the LOC114466008 gene encoding high affinity choline transporter 1-like has product MEMAANWLKLLSIGVFYAIILCTGIWAARRTKREERRSPGSRSEVEIVGGRNLNIWVSILTITATWVGGGYILGVAEAIYNPTLGLVWTTAPIAYVLTFILGGLFFVKPIRAKNYVTLMDPFQEKYGNTIAAILFIPAILGDILWIACSLGGLGGTVSAVIEISSTLSIGISASVAILYTSMGGLFSVAYTDVIQLGFMFVGLGICVPFVLTTPQAANLTVAAVTKLYQEPWIGKITTEDTARWIDGSLLLILGGLCYPAFYQRVLSTATDKQAQLTCYAGAALCPILAIPSIIIGAVAASTNWNQTSFGSPSPYEQGKSGLILPIALQHLCPVYVSVISTGALAAAVMSSADSALLSAASMLGRNIFKNIIYKKASEKMILVVIKVSVIVCGLIGAALALSTNSIYLLWIYGADVLYSMMTAQVICTFFLSQWINRYGVVSGFLLAMVLRTLVGEPGLGLPDLLPLPWDKIQDDGHKFRLFPFRTAIMLVTIITVLLTSKIAEWMLKRGLQKSVDKMNTNMDYIAPVQRDEEEEEKLNQTQT; this is encoded by the exons ATGGAAATGGCAGCAAACTGGCTCAAGCTTCTGTCGATCGGAGTGTTCTATGCGATCATCCTCTGCACAGGCATCTGGGCAGCCAGAAGGACCAAAAGAGAGGAGAGAAGGAGCCCGGGCAGCCGCAGTGAGGTGGAAATAGTGGGAGGCAGAAACCTTAACATTTGGGTCAGCATATTAACAATAACAG CTACGTGGGTAGGAGGAGGATACATTTTAGGTGTGGCTGAGGCGATCTATAATCCGACATTGGGGCTGGTTTGGACCACAGCACCTATCGCTTATGTCTTAACTTTTATATTAG GTGGGCTCTTTTTTGTCAAACCTATAAGGGCAAAGAACTACGTAACACTAATGGACCCATTTCAGGAAAAATATGGCAACACAATTGCAGCCATTCTCTTCATTCCAGCTATTTTGGGCGACATCTTGTGGATCGCATGCAGTCTTGGTGGTTTAG GTGGAACAGTTAGCGCGGTAATTGAAATCTCCTCTACATTGTCTATTGGAATCTCTGCATCTGTGGCCATTCTTTATACATCAATGGGAGGACTCTTCTCTGTGGCCTACACTGATGTCATCCAGCTTGGCTTCATGTTTGTTGGCTTg GGGATCTGTGTTCCCTTCGTCCTCACAACTCCTCAAGCCGCTAACTTGACAGTTGCGGCAGTAACTAAACTGTACCAGGAACCGTGGATTGGAAAGATCACGACAGAGGACACAGCTCGCTGGATAGATGGAAGCCTACTGCTT ATTCTTGGGGGCCTTTGTTACCCGGCTTTCTACCAGAGAGTCCTGTCCACAGCCACTGATAAACAAGCTCAGCTTACGTGTTATGCTGGAGCAGCACTTTGTCCCATCCTTGCAATACCATCAATCATCATTGGAGCCGTAGCTGCATCAACCA ATTGGAACCAGACTTCCTTTGGTTCACCCAGCCCATATGAACAGGGTAAATCTGGCTTAATCCTGCCAATTGCCCTTCAGCATCTCTGCCCAGTCTATGTCTCAGTGATCTCTACCGGAGCACTCGCTGCTGCAGTGATGTcatctgctgactcagcactacTTTCAGCTGCCTCAATGCTTGGCCGAAATATCTTCAAGAATATAATTTATAAAAAG GCCTCAGAAAAAATGATCCTTGTGGTGATTAAGGTGTCAGTGATTGTGTGCGGCCTGATAGGAGCAGCGCTGGCTTTGTCTACAAACTCTATTTACCTGTTATGGATCTACGGTGCAGATGTCTTGTACTCAATGATGACTGCTCAGGTGATTTGCACGTTCTTCTTATCTCAGTGGATAAACAGGTACGGAGTGGTATCTGGCTTTCTGCTGGCCATGGTGCTCAGAACTCTAGTTGGAGAACCTGGCCTAGGTCTTCCTGACCTGTTGCCCCTGCCATGGGACAAGATACAGGACGATGGTCACAAATTCCGATTGTTCCCATTTAGGACTGCCATTATGCTCGTCACTATCATCACTGTTTTACTGACATCGAAAATAGCTGAGTGGATGTTAAAGAGAGGGCTTCAGAAAAGTGTTGATAAAATGAACACCAACATGGACTACATTGCCCCAGTTCAAAGagatgaagaggaagaagagaaaCTGAACCAAACCCAAACTTAA